A DNA window from Shumkonia mesophila contains the following coding sequences:
- a CDS encoding cyclic nucleotide-binding domain-containing protein — protein MVQEIGLDQLIREHPFFEGLDNATLELIAGCAANERFDAGQYVFREGQPADKFYMVRHGSVALEVRAPGRDSIVLQTCDDGDVMGWSWLVPPFRWKWDARATRLSRLVSFDAICLRGKLDADPALGYAMYKRFVRVIAERLAHARLQMLDLYGAGKD, from the coding sequence ATGGTCCAGGAAATTGGGCTCGATCAACTGATCCGCGAACATCCCTTCTTCGAAGGGCTGGACAACGCCACCCTCGAATTGATCGCCGGCTGCGCGGCCAACGAACGCTTCGACGCCGGGCAGTACGTCTTCCGTGAGGGACAGCCGGCCGACAAGTTCTATATGGTCCGCCACGGTTCGGTGGCCCTAGAGGTGCGGGCCCCGGGCCGCGATTCCATCGTGTTGCAAACCTGCGACGACGGCGACGTCATGGGTTGGTCCTGGCTGGTGCCGCCGTTCCGCTGGAAATGGGATGCGAGGGCGACCCGGCTCAGCCGCCTGGTCAGCTTCGACGCTATCTGCCTGCGCGGCAAGCTCGATGCCGATCCGGCGCTGGGCTATGCCATGTACAAGCGGTTCGTCAGGGTCATCGCCGAGCGTCTGGCCCACGCCCGCCTGCAAATGCTCGATCTCTACGGCGCTGGGAAAGACTAG
- a CDS encoding FAD/NAD(P)-binding protein: MNEMTALKDPMVPAPFRIERVRKELSDTFTIDLVSAERRRPLSFLPGQFNMLYVFGVGEIPISISGDPADPETVVHTTRAVGSVTNAMWKLGVGQTIGVRGPFGTSWPVEKAEGCDVVIVTGGIGLAPLRPAIYQIMANRAAYGNVCILYGARTPEDILFRKELEKWRGQFDLQVDVTVDYATGRWAGRVGVVTKLISRGGFDPHQTVALVCGPEIMMRFAVEALAERGVPNERIYVSLERNMKCGIGFCGHCQLGGDFVCKDGPVFGFDKIAHKFAIQEL; the protein is encoded by the coding sequence ATGAACGAGATGACCGCATTGAAGGACCCGATGGTTCCGGCGCCGTTCCGGATCGAGCGGGTTCGCAAGGAACTGAGCGATACCTTCACCATCGATTTGGTTTCGGCCGAACGCCGCCGGCCCCTCTCGTTCCTGCCCGGCCAGTTCAACATGCTCTATGTGTTCGGCGTCGGCGAGATCCCGATCAGCATCAGCGGTGATCCGGCCGACCCCGAAACTGTTGTCCACACCACGCGGGCCGTCGGGTCCGTGACCAATGCCATGTGGAAGCTGGGGGTCGGCCAGACCATCGGGGTGCGGGGGCCGTTCGGCACGTCGTGGCCGGTCGAGAAGGCCGAGGGGTGCGACGTCGTCATCGTCACCGGCGGCATCGGCTTGGCGCCCCTGCGCCCGGCCATCTATCAGATCATGGCCAATCGGGCAGCCTACGGGAACGTCTGCATCCTTTACGGAGCGCGCACGCCCGAGGACATCCTGTTCCGTAAGGAGCTGGAGAAATGGCGCGGCCAGTTCGACCTGCAGGTCGACGTTACGGTGGATTACGCGACCGGACGCTGGGCCGGCCGTGTCGGCGTCGTCACCAAGTTGATCAGCCGCGGCGGCTTTGATCCCCATCAGACGGTGGCGCTGGTCTGCGGGCCCGAGATCATGATGCGCTTCGCCGTCGAGGCATTGGCCGAGCGCGGTGTTCCCAATGAGCGGATCTACGTTTCGCTGGAACGCAACATGAAGTGCGGAATCGGGTTCTGCGGTCATTGCCAGTTGGGTGGGGACTTCGTCTGCAAGGACGGCCCGGTGTTCGGCTTCGACAAGATTGCCCACAAGTTCGCGATTCAGGAACTTTGA
- a CDS encoding NADH-quinone oxidoreductase subunit B family protein yields the protein MAAPSKPKLAVWKFSSCDGCQLQLLSCEDELLAVAGAVDIAYFLEATRAEIRGPYDVSLVEGSVTTPEEAERIRKVRRQSKLLITIGACATAGGIQALKNFKDVDGFIRSVYAHPEYVETLATSTAIRDHVDVDFELRGCPINKVQLLEVLNALLNDRKPNIPPHSQCIECKLAGTVCVMVAHGTPCLGPVTQAGCGNLCPSFRRGCYGCFGPKQTTNTESLAKRFATLDMDDRSIKHFFRSFNANAAAFRRESETHE from the coding sequence ATGGCGGCACCAAGCAAACCCAAACTCGCGGTATGGAAGTTTTCCTCCTGCGATGGCTGCCAGCTGCAATTGCTGAGCTGCGAGGACGAACTTCTGGCGGTCGCCGGCGCGGTCGACATCGCCTATTTCCTGGAGGCCACGCGGGCCGAAATCCGCGGCCCCTATGACGTGTCGCTGGTCGAGGGATCGGTCACCACGCCGGAGGAAGCCGAACGCATCCGCAAGGTGCGCCGGCAGTCCAAGCTGCTGATCACCATCGGCGCCTGCGCGACGGCCGGCGGTATCCAGGCCCTCAAGAACTTCAAGGACGTCGACGGCTTCATCCGCTCCGTCTATGCCCACCCGGAGTACGTCGAGACGCTGGCCACCTCGACCGCCATCCGCGACCACGTCGACGTCGACTTCGAACTGCGCGGCTGTCCGATCAACAAGGTGCAGTTGCTCGAAGTCCTGAACGCCCTGCTGAATGACCGCAAGCCCAACATCCCGCCGCACAGCCAGTGTATCGAATGCAAGCTGGCCGGCACCGTCTGCGTGATGGTGGCGCACGGCACGCCGTGCCTGGGGCCGGTGACCCAGGCGGGGTGCGGCAACCTGTGCCCCTCGTTCCGGCGCGGGTGCTACGGCTGCTTCGGGCCCAAGCAGACGACGAACACCGAAAGCCTCGCCAAGCGGTTCGCCACCCTCGATATGGACGACCGCTCGATCAAGCATTTCTTCCGGTCCTTCAATGCCAACGCGGCGGCCTTCCGGCGGGAGAGCGAGACCCATGAGTAA
- a CDS encoding Ni/Fe hydrogenase subunit alpha, with translation MSKRTLKSTSTVKPGARGKAGGRAKAPIQAVSRNIKVDALARVEGEGALYVRVKDDVIEDIKFRIFEPPRFFEAFLRGRIYSDAPDITARICGICPIAYQMGASQAMEQALGVTVTGPLRDLRRLIYCGEWIESHVLHAAMLHAPDFLGLQDALQLAKDDPEIVETALKLKKLGNTIIEVIGGRAAHPINLKVGGFYRAPRKEKIRELIEPLKWAIDAAIGVAKVFGGFEFPDYEDDYTCVSLRHPDEYAIHEGRIVSNRGLDIPVADFHKHFKEEHVRHSNALHGMMMDGTVYLTGPNARYNNNYAQLSKLAKRVAKDIGLGKTCNNLYQSILVRMVETVYACEEAIRLAEAYEEPDESCVAVTPRRGVGAGCTEAPRGICFHRYELDDEGRIVAARIQAPTSQNQPQIERDLRGVVGANLRLSDEDLKWRCEQTIRNYDPCISCATHFLKFTIDRE, from the coding sequence ATGAGTAAAAGAACGCTGAAAAGCACGTCGACGGTCAAGCCGGGCGCCCGGGGCAAGGCTGGCGGCCGGGCCAAGGCGCCGATCCAAGCGGTGTCCCGCAACATCAAGGTCGACGCCTTGGCGCGCGTCGAGGGGGAAGGGGCGCTTTACGTCCGGGTGAAGGACGACGTCATCGAGGACATCAAGTTCCGCATCTTCGAGCCGCCGCGCTTCTTCGAGGCCTTTCTCCGCGGCCGGATTTATAGCGACGCTCCCGACATCACGGCGCGCATCTGCGGGATTTGCCCGATCGCCTACCAGATGGGGGCCAGCCAGGCCATGGAGCAGGCGCTGGGCGTCACCGTCACCGGGCCGCTGCGCGACCTGCGCCGGCTCATCTATTGCGGCGAGTGGATCGAAAGTCACGTGCTGCATGCCGCCATGCTGCACGCCCCCGACTTCCTGGGGCTGCAGGACGCGCTGCAACTGGCCAAGGACGATCCCGAGATCGTCGAGACCGCGCTCAAGCTCAAGAAGCTCGGCAACACCATCATCGAGGTCATCGGCGGCCGGGCGGCCCATCCGATCAACCTCAAGGTTGGCGGCTTCTACCGGGCGCCGCGCAAGGAAAAGATCCGCGAGCTGATCGAGCCCCTGAAATGGGCCATCGACGCCGCCATCGGCGTGGCCAAGGTGTTCGGCGGCTTCGAGTTTCCCGATTACGAGGACGACTATACCTGCGTATCGCTGCGCCATCCTGACGAATACGCCATTCACGAGGGGCGGATCGTTTCCAACCGGGGGCTCGACATTCCGGTCGCCGACTTCCACAAGCACTTCAAGGAAGAGCACGTGCGCCATTCGAACGCATTGCACGGCATGATGATGGACGGCACCGTCTATCTGACGGGGCCGAACGCCCGCTACAACAACAATTACGCGCAGCTTTCCAAGCTGGCCAAGCGGGTCGCCAAGGACATCGGCCTCGGCAAGACCTGCAACAACCTCTACCAGAGCATCCTGGTACGCATGGTCGAGACCGTCTACGCCTGCGAGGAGGCCATCCGGCTGGCCGAGGCCTACGAGGAGCCCGACGAGTCGTGCGTGGCGGTGACGCCGCGCCGCGGCGTCGGCGCCGGTTGCACCGAGGCGCCGCGCGGCATCTGCTTCCACCGCTACGAACTGGACGACGAGGGACGCATCGTCGCCGCGCGCATCCAGGCCCCGACATCGCAGAACCAGCCGCAGATCGAGCGCGACCTGCGGGGCGTCGTGGGGGCCAATTTGCGTCTTTCGGACGAAGACCTGAAGTGGCGGTGCGAGCAGACGATCCGCAACTACGACCCGTGCATTTCGTGCGCCACGCACTTCCTCAAGTTCACCATCGATCGGGAGTAG
- a CDS encoding hydrogenase maturation protease gives MAGTGILVLGIGNRFRHDDGVGPVIAERLEASGIATRVESGEGAELMEAWQGFPHVVLVDAASSGAAAGTLHRFEAAETRLPTGLFHYSSHLFSVAEAIEMARILGRLPGRMTVYGIEGRDFSYGEGLSVEVAAAADVAEAEIRALVAAGRG, from the coding sequence GTGGCAGGCACGGGCATTCTCGTTCTCGGCATTGGCAACCGCTTCCGGCACGACGATGGCGTCGGGCCGGTGATTGCCGAGCGCCTGGAGGCCAGCGGCATTGCAACCCGGGTGGAGAGCGGCGAGGGGGCCGAGCTGATGGAGGCCTGGCAGGGCTTTCCCCACGTCGTGCTGGTGGACGCGGCCTCCTCGGGCGCGGCGGCGGGAACCCTCCATCGCTTCGAGGCGGCCGAAACCCGGCTGCCGACCGGCCTGTTTCACTATTCCAGCCATCTCTTTTCGGTCGCCGAGGCGATCGAAATGGCGCGCATCCTGGGCCGTCTGCCCGGCCGGATGACGGTCTATGGCATCGAGGGGCGCGATTTTTCCTATGGCGAGGGGCTGTCGGTCGAGGTGGCGGCGGCGGCCGACGTCGCGGAAGCCGAAATCCGTGCCCTCGTGGCGGCCGGGCGCGGCTGA
- the hypA gene encoding hydrogenase maturation nickel metallochaperone HypA produces the protein MSLCEGVLRILEEQAGVQNYSRVRRVTLEIGMLSTAVPESIEMCFGAVTRGTLADGAALEIVRTPGEAWCKKCAASVPVKERYTPCPRCGGFDLELRAGDGLRIKELEVD, from the coding sequence ATGTCGCTTTGCGAGGGCGTTCTCAGGATTCTGGAAGAGCAGGCGGGCGTGCAGAACTATTCCCGCGTCCGGCGCGTGACGCTGGAGATTGGGATGCTCTCGACGGCCGTTCCGGAATCCATCGAGATGTGCTTCGGGGCGGTTACCCGCGGCACCCTGGCAGACGGGGCGGCACTTGAAATCGTTCGCACACCGGGCGAGGCGTGGTGTAAGAAGTGCGCGGCCAGCGTTCCGGTGAAGGAACGCTACACTCCCTGTCCCCGCTGTGGGGGATTCGATTTGGAGCTGCGGGCAGGCGACGGGCTGCGGATCAAGGAACTGGAGGTCGACTGA
- the hypB gene encoding hydrogenase nickel incorporation protein HypB: MCVTCGCGQPGHDHDHDHAHPHDHDHDHGHSHDHDHGHDHDHEHGHSHEHGTMGAVHDAATSEARIVQIEQDILSVNNRYADANRRLLAGRGVFAVNLVSSPGSGKTTLLVRTISDLKDRFPVSVIEGDQETEFDAERIRKTGAKAIQLNTGKGCHLDAHMVGHALEELDPAEGGVLFVENVGNLICPSAFDLGEAHKIVVLSVTEGEDKPLKYPDMFFQADLMLLNKIDLLPYLNFDVDKSIEFAQRVNPDIQVIKVSATSGEGMQAWYDWISRRRDATVSAWERAKRLHA, from the coding sequence ATGTGCGTTACATGCGGCTGCGGGCAACCCGGCCACGACCATGACCACGATCATGCCCATCCCCACGATCATGACCATGATCACGGCCATTCCCACGACCACGATCATGGTCACGACCATGACCACGAGCACGGGCATTCCCACGAGCACGGAACGATGGGAGCCGTCCACGACGCGGCCACCAGCGAGGCCCGAATCGTTCAGATCGAGCAGGACATCCTGTCCGTCAACAACCGCTACGCCGATGCCAACCGGCGCCTTCTGGCCGGCCGCGGCGTCTTCGCGGTGAACCTGGTGTCCAGCCCGGGGTCGGGCAAGACGACGCTGCTGGTTCGCACCATTTCGGACTTGAAGGATCGCTTCCCGGTTTCGGTGATCGAAGGCGACCAGGAAACCGAGTTCGACGCCGAGCGTATCCGCAAGACCGGGGCCAAGGCCATTCAGCTCAACACCGGCAAGGGCTGCCATCTGGACGCCCACATGGTCGGCCACGCGCTGGAGGAACTGGACCCGGCCGAGGGCGGCGTGCTGTTCGTCGAGAACGTCGGCAACCTGATCTGCCCGTCGGCCTTCGACCTCGGCGAGGCCCACAAGATCGTCGTGCTGTCGGTGACCGAGGGCGAGGACAAACCGCTGAAGTATCCCGACATGTTCTTCCAGGCCGATCTGATGCTCCTCAACAAGATCGACCTGCTGCCCTACCTCAATTTCGACGTCGACAAGAGCATCGAGTTCGCCCAACGGGTCAATCCCGACATCCAGGTGATCAAGGTATCGGCGACTTCGGGCGAGGGCATGCAGGCTTGGTACGACTGGATATCGCGCCGCCGCGACGCCACGGTGAGCGCCTGGGAGCGCGCCAAACGCCTGCACGCGTGA
- a CDS encoding Kae1-like domain-containing protein, with product MSGDVIARLFDLPREVPPILGVGAFLKNTVCVASGRQAAVSHAIGNLDTVEAVLAFEETVSRILEATGATPVAVAHDLHPDFHSSRFAAGLGVETIAVQHHHAHVAAVMAEHGLEGPVLGLSLDGFGLGPGNQSWGGELLRVDAEGFERLGHLAPLKQPGGDAAARQPWRMGAAALYAMGRGGEIAGRYAAIKGAEVVGRMLEANVNCPPTSSAGRLFDAACGLLGVKLVAGFEGEAPMELESLVTHPQIQPDGWRLRDGVLDLLPLLRSLSEMDADVGADLFHGTLTAALAEWVSSAAERTGIRDVAFCGGCFLNAVLREGLAAALESKRLTPRIARAITPGDGAISLGQAWAVGLLKS from the coding sequence ATGAGCGGCGATGTCATCGCGCGTCTTTTCGACCTGCCGCGCGAGGTGCCTCCCATCCTGGGCGTCGGAGCCTTCCTGAAGAATACGGTGTGCGTGGCCTCGGGACGGCAGGCCGCGGTTTCGCACGCCATCGGCAACCTCGATACCGTCGAAGCCGTGCTGGCCTTTGAGGAAACCGTGTCGCGCATCCTGGAAGCCACCGGCGCGACCCCGGTGGCAGTGGCCCATGACCTTCACCCCGATTTCCACAGCAGCCGGTTCGCCGCCGGGCTGGGGGTCGAGACCATCGCCGTGCAGCACCATCACGCCCATGTGGCGGCGGTGATGGCCGAGCATGGATTGGAAGGGCCGGTTCTGGGCCTGTCGCTCGACGGCTTCGGGCTGGGGCCGGGCAATCAGTCGTGGGGCGGCGAACTGCTGCGGGTGGACGCCGAGGGCTTCGAGCGCCTGGGCCATCTGGCCCCGCTCAAGCAGCCGGGCGGCGACGCGGCGGCGCGGCAGCCGTGGCGGATGGGGGCGGCGGCCCTGTACGCCATGGGACGGGGCGGCGAGATCGCCGGCCGTTATGCGGCGATCAAAGGCGCCGAGGTGGTCGGCCGCATGCTGGAGGCGAACGTCAACTGCCCGCCGACATCGAGCGCCGGACGCCTGTTCGACGCCGCTTGCGGTCTGCTGGGCGTCAAGCTGGTGGCCGGCTTCGAGGGCGAGGCGCCGATGGAACTGGAAAGTTTGGTGACTCATCCCCAGATTCAACCGGACGGATGGCGCCTGCGCGACGGCGTGCTCGACCTGCTGCCGCTCCTGCGTTCCCTGAGCGAGATGGACGCCGACGTCGGCGCCGATCTTTTCCACGGCACCCTGACGGCGGCGCTTGCCGAATGGGTTTCGAGCGCCGCAGAACGGACGGGCATCCGCGACGTAGCGTTTTGCGGTGGCTGTTTCCTTAATGCCGTCCTGCGCGAAGGGCTGGCGGCAGCATTGGAAAGCAAGCGACTGACCCCCCGCATCGCCCGGGCGATCACGCCCGGCGACGGGGCCATCAGTCTTGGGCAGGCCTGGGCGGTGGGACTGCTGAAATCCTGA
- a CDS encoding HypC/HybG/HupF family hydrogenase formation chaperone, which translates to MCLAIPAKVVELAEGGMASVDIGGVKKSISVSLVEGVKVGDYVIIHTGFALSKLDPEEAEKTLELFAEMAALTGESTRH; encoded by the coding sequence ATGTGTCTGGCAATCCCGGCAAAAGTGGTGGAACTGGCTGAAGGCGGCATGGCCTCGGTCGACATCGGCGGCGTCAAGAAAAGCATATCGGTGTCGCTGGTCGAGGGCGTCAAGGTCGGTGACTACGTGATCATCCATACCGGCTTCGCGCTGTCCAAGCTCGATCCCGAGGAAGCCGAGAAGACGCTTGAACTGTTCGCCGAGATGGCGGCCCTGACAGGGGAGTCGACGCGGCATTGA
- the hypD gene encoding hydrogenase formation protein HypD, which translates to MKYVEEFRDGQMARTLAAKIAAEVRPDRRYHIMEFCGGHTHAIFRYGVQDLLPAAVRLIHGPGCPVCVLPIGRIDNAVELAGKEGVTLCTYGDLLRVPGSNGMSLLRAKADGADVRMVYSTLDALRIAADNPDRQVIFFAIGFETTTPPTAIAIKEAKAQKLANFSVFCNHVLTPAAIVNILESPEVRKLGTIALDAFLGPAHVSAVIGSRPFEFFAEEYQRPVVIAGFEPLDVMQSVLMLIRQLNDGRAEVENEYTRVVTRDGNVKAQALVAEVFELRSSFEWRGLGQVPYSALRIKAEFADFDAEGRFPVSPSQGKENKACECGAILRGVKKPTDCKIFGTVCTPETPMGSCMVSSEGACAAYYTFGRFREPQTDRAAS; encoded by the coding sequence TTGAAATACGTCGAGGAATTCCGCGACGGCCAGATGGCCAGAACGCTCGCCGCCAAGATCGCGGCGGAGGTTCGGCCCGACCGTCGCTATCACATCATGGAGTTCTGCGGCGGCCACACCCACGCCATCTTCCGCTATGGCGTTCAGGACCTGCTGCCGGCGGCGGTGCGCCTCATTCACGGGCCGGGCTGCCCGGTCTGCGTGCTGCCGATCGGGCGCATCGACAACGCGGTGGAATTGGCCGGCAAGGAGGGGGTCACCCTCTGCACCTACGGCGATTTGTTGCGGGTGCCCGGTTCCAACGGCATGAGTCTCTTGCGCGCCAAGGCCGACGGCGCCGATGTGCGGATGGTCTATTCGACCCTGGATGCCTTGCGCATCGCCGCCGACAACCCGGATCGCCAAGTCATCTTTTTTGCCATCGGCTTCGAGACGACGACGCCGCCCACGGCCATCGCCATCAAGGAGGCCAAGGCCCAAAAGCTCGCCAACTTCAGCGTGTTCTGCAATCACGTCCTGACGCCGGCGGCCATCGTCAACATCCTGGAAAGTCCGGAGGTCCGTAAACTGGGCACCATTGCGCTCGACGCCTTCCTCGGGCCGGCCCACGTGTCCGCGGTCATCGGCAGTCGGCCGTTCGAGTTCTTCGCCGAGGAGTACCAGCGGCCGGTGGTGATCGCCGGCTTCGAGCCGCTCGACGTCATGCAGTCGGTGCTGATGCTCATCCGCCAGCTCAACGATGGCCGCGCCGAGGTCGAAAACGAATACACCCGCGTCGTCACGCGGGACGGCAACGTCAAGGCGCAGGCCCTGGTCGCCGAGGTTTTCGAACTGCGCTCCAGCTTCGAGTGGCGGGGCCTGGGGCAGGTGCCCTACAGCGCGCTCAGGATCAAGGCCGAGTTCGCTGACTTCGACGCCGAGGGGCGCTTCCCGGTGTCGCCGTCGCAGGGCAAGGAGAACAAGGCCTGCGAGTGCGGCGCCATCCTGCGCGGCGTCAAGAAGCCGACCGACTGCAAGATCTTCGGTACCGTGTGCACCCCGGAAACGCCGATGGGGTCGTGCATGGTGTCTTCCGAAGGGGCGTGCGCCGCCTACTACACCTTTGGCCGCTTCCGCGAGCCCCAGACGGACCGCGCGGCGTCGTAG
- a CDS encoding sensor histidine kinase codes for MIYAGFSGLWIAGSDQVVQTLFPEAVSTVQTFKGSAFVLCTTVLLFLLLRREMARRSKIETRLRDSERKFRAIAETAPVALLIARLRDGVILFSNATASSLCGHDGAPLDGLDIRDLGFVPNDREQWRRALTGRNGTGQTEGRLSRTDGGERMVLVFFQKVRLAGEAVLVTAAADISERHRAAETVRVLQLELAHASRVSAMGEMAAQFAHELSQPLTAISTCAEGGVDALFPPGGNPDNALTALRLIVGQAKRASEIIRRTRKFIEKHEQEKVRTDVNSLIRDAAELIQGEANRRNVDMRLQLAEQLPTAFVDIVQIQQVIVNLARNGIDAMSGNDPARRQLVISTEPSPEGIVVSVEDSGPGIPPEIRMRLFEPFFSTKSDGLGIGLSICRSIVEAHGAHLMVSSAPGQGAQFRFALPFQAA; via the coding sequence GTGATCTACGCTGGATTTTCTGGCCTGTGGATCGCCGGCTCCGACCAAGTGGTCCAAACGCTGTTTCCGGAAGCCGTTTCGACCGTGCAAACCTTCAAGGGAAGCGCCTTCGTCCTTTGCACGACGGTCCTGCTGTTCCTGCTGCTGCGTCGTGAAATGGCCCGGCGGTCGAAGATAGAGACTCGCCTGCGGGACAGCGAACGAAAGTTCCGGGCCATCGCCGAAACGGCACCCGTCGCGCTGCTGATTGCCCGCCTTCGCGACGGCGTCATCCTGTTTTCGAACGCCACCGCCAGCAGCCTTTGCGGGCATGACGGAGCCCCGCTCGACGGCCTCGACATCCGGGACCTGGGTTTCGTGCCCAACGACCGCGAGCAATGGCGCCGCGCCCTGACCGGCCGCAACGGCACCGGCCAGACGGAAGGACGGCTGTCCCGGACGGACGGCGGAGAGCGCATGGTGCTGGTTTTTTTCCAGAAGGTCCGGCTGGCCGGCGAGGCGGTGCTGGTGACGGCGGCCGCCGACATCAGTGAACGTCACCGTGCCGCCGAAACCGTGCGCGTCCTTCAGTTGGAACTGGCCCACGCCTCGCGGGTCAGCGCCATGGGGGAGATGGCCGCCCAGTTCGCCCACGAACTCAGCCAGCCGTTGACCGCTATCTCGACCTGCGCCGAGGGCGGCGTCGACGCGCTGTTTCCACCGGGAGGCAACCCCGACAACGCCTTGACGGCCCTGCGCCTGATCGTCGGGCAAGCGAAACGGGCCAGCGAGATCATCCGCCGCACCCGCAAGTTCATCGAAAAACACGAGCAGGAAAAAGTGCGGACCGACGTCAACAGCCTGATCCGCGACGCCGCCGAACTCATCCAGGGCGAAGCCAACCGTCGAAACGTCGACATGCGCCTTCAACTGGCCGAGCAGCTGCCGACGGCGTTTGTCGACATCGTGCAGATCCAGCAGGTGATCGTCAACCTGGCGCGCAATGGCATCGACGCGATGAGCGGTAACGACCCCGCGCGGCGGCAGTTGGTGATCAGCACGGAGCCCTCGCCGGAGGGGATCGTCGTCTCGGTCGAGGACAGCGGACCGGGCATTCCGCCGGAAATCCGCATGCGGCTGTTCGAGCCCTTCTTTTCGACGAAATCCGACGGCTTGGGAATCGGCCTTTCCATCTGCCGATCCATCGTCGAGGCGCACGGCGCCCATTTGATGGTGTCGTCTGCGCCGGGACAAGGGGCGCAGTTCCGGTTCGCCCTGCCGTTCCAGGCCGCCTAA
- the hypE gene encoding hydrogenase expression/formation protein HypE — MSQAKRPYARPLDFTTRKVDLTHGSGGRAMAQLIEELFERAFDNPLLSQRNDQAVFDIPKGRMAMTTDGFVISPLFFPGGNIGSLAVHGTVNDVAMAGAQPLYLSSGFIIEEGFPLADLKKIVESMAEAARNAGVAIVTGDTKVVERGSADGVFITTTGVGIVPEGVHVSANNARPGDKILVSGSMGDHGVAIMSTRENLTFETEIQSDCASLNGLVARMVAAVPGIHVLRDPTRGGLAAVLNEIALQSGVGIKIREDAIPIRPEVHGACELLGLDPLYVANEGKLVAFCATADADRLLAAMREDPLGREASIIGEVVEDTRRFVQMETTFGGSRIVDWLAGEQLPRIC, encoded by the coding sequence ATGAGCCAGGCCAAGAGACCCTATGCCCGTCCCCTCGACTTCACGACCCGCAAGGTCGACCTGACCCACGGCAGCGGCGGGCGCGCCATGGCCCAGCTGATCGAGGAACTGTTCGAGCGGGCTTTCGACAATCCGCTGCTGTCGCAGCGCAACGACCAGGCGGTCTTCGATATCCCCAAGGGCCGGATGGCGATGACCACCGACGGCTTCGTCATCTCGCCGCTGTTCTTTCCCGGCGGCAACATCGGCTCGCTGGCCGTTCATGGAACGGTCAACGATGTTGCCATGGCGGGGGCGCAACCGCTCTATCTGTCGTCCGGTTTCATCATCGAGGAGGGATTCCCGCTCGCCGATCTGAAGAAGATCGTCGAGTCCATGGCCGAAGCGGCCCGCAATGCCGGCGTGGCGATCGTCACCGGCGACACCAAGGTGGTTGAGAGGGGCAGCGCCGACGGTGTCTTCATCACCACCACCGGCGTCGGCATCGTGCCGGAAGGCGTCCACGTCTCGGCTAACAACGCCCGGCCGGGAGACAAGATCCTGGTCAGCGGCAGCATGGGCGACCATGGCGTCGCCATCATGTCGACGCGCGAGAACCTGACGTTCGAAACCGAAATCCAGTCCGATTGCGCCTCGCTCAACGGGCTGGTGGCGCGCATGGTGGCGGCGGTGCCCGGCATTCACGTCCTGCGCGACCCCACCCGCGGCGGCCTGGCTGCCGTGCTCAACGAGATCGCCCTGCAATCCGGCGTCGGCATCAAGATCCGCGAGGACGCCATCCCCATTCGTCCCGAGGTGCACGGGGCGTGCGAACTGCTGGGGCTCGACCCCCTTTATGTGGCAAACGAAGGCAAGCTGGTGGCCTTCTGTGCCACCGCCGATGCCGACCGCCTGCTGGCGGCGATGCGCGAGGACCCGCTGGGCCGCGAGGCCTCGATCATCGGCGAGGTCGTCGAGGACACCCGTCGTTTCGTGCAGATGGAAACCACCTTTGGCGGCAGCCGCATCGTCGACTGGCTGGCCGGCGAGCAGCTGCCGCGCATCTGCTGA